One window from the genome of Breoghania sp. L-A4 encodes:
- a CDS encoding paraquat-inducible protein A, translating to MRLFLSLLLPLASFSFALGLTLPLVRFEKLYFFEETPSLIEIVLELTRGEDAALGVLVGCFSIALPAVKLLLLHVVAFGGGRGRSLTLLGAVGKWSMMDVMLVALVIFAAKTSGFATAVTQPGIWFYAFATLASAVAALICGRR from the coding sequence ATGCGCCTGTTTCTCTCCCTCTTGCTGCCGCTCGCCTCCTTCTCCTTCGCGCTGGGGCTCACGCTGCCGCTGGTGCGCTTCGAGAAGCTGTATTTTTTCGAGGAAACCCCGTCGCTCATCGAGATCGTGCTGGAGCTGACGCGCGGCGAGGACGCGGCGCTCGGTGTGCTGGTGGGCTGCTTTTCCATTGCGTTGCCGGCCGTCAAGCTGCTGCTGTTGCATGTGGTGGCCTTCGGTGGCGGACGCGGCCGCTCGCTGACGCTGCTGGGCGCTGTCGGCAAGTGGTCGATGATGGACGTGATGCTGGTGGCGCTGGTGATTTTCGCGGCCAAGACCAGCGGCTTCGCCACCGCCGTGACCCAGCCCGGCATCTGGTTCTATGCCTTCGCGACGCTCGCCAGCGCCGTGGCCGCGCTGATCTGCGGCCGCCGCTGA
- a CDS encoding diguanylate cyclase, whose product MIQKGVVEILKGIVLTQVAIFAIAFCAISGAAAFSLVQQYRLTKEHDRALVSAHLSDASDKLRGIVIDFGFWDEAVDMIASRDVETLERELTGYLLTVHKLDLAVVIDAAGTRMAPVEKEDHHADDFRELFKVEIAKLIARRNERMEGQQNAGGAVGWVMLGGLPHLVALSPVYTSEQFETRTLPAVMSWLVLAMAVDGAMLGRMAERYSLKDAAVTPAGADGFNNALRLRMNDGTVPVQIAWNSRPIGVMFVLVAVPFMLVSTLLLFAFSLRVIRRTQAVGRSLDILHHETQMERAQLRSLFDNARDSLLVYDATRTIVDCNHQLCERLGFARESLIGRPVETIVVEYPGDNPVASGAEDEFVSALRTVSNEMVPVEVRLGFFGKEDERQYLISARDITARLEAEKAIWHKAHFDPLTDLPNRALFGSEFADHLDRSAEAGSRCALLYVDLDGFKAINDTYGHDAGDALLRAVANRFRGHMRENDLVARLGGDEFAVILPGIAAPEDVIGIAESLAGRLAQPYDLEQARVEISASIGIAIAPEDGRTPGALLLAADKAMYEAKYSDGGCYRLAGAVVSSGKPGRDDAAPGGPARTVAGRRTRRG is encoded by the coding sequence ATGATCCAAAAGGGCGTGGTTGAAATTCTCAAGGGGATCGTGCTGACGCAGGTGGCGATCTTCGCCATCGCATTTTGCGCGATCTCCGGCGCGGCGGCGTTTTCGCTGGTCCAGCAGTATCGGCTAACCAAGGAGCATGATCGGGCGCTCGTCAGCGCGCATCTCTCCGACGCGTCCGACAAGCTCAGGGGCATCGTGATTGATTTCGGTTTCTGGGACGAAGCCGTCGACATGATCGCGAGTCGCGATGTGGAGACGTTGGAACGGGAGCTGACCGGCTATCTGCTCACCGTTCACAAGCTGGATCTCGCCGTGGTGATCGACGCGGCGGGGACCCGCATGGCCCCGGTTGAAAAGGAAGATCATCACGCCGACGATTTTCGCGAGCTCTTCAAGGTGGAGATCGCGAAGCTGATCGCGCGGCGCAATGAGCGCATGGAGGGACAGCAGAACGCCGGCGGTGCGGTGGGCTGGGTGATGCTGGGCGGACTGCCGCATCTGGTGGCGCTGTCGCCTGTCTACACCTCGGAGCAATTTGAGACTCGGACCTTGCCCGCGGTGATGTCGTGGCTCGTCTTGGCGATGGCGGTTGACGGCGCGATGCTCGGCAGGATGGCAGAGCGCTATTCCCTGAAGGACGCGGCGGTGACACCCGCAGGCGCGGACGGGTTCAACAATGCCCTTCGCCTGCGCATGAACGACGGCACGGTTCCTGTGCAGATCGCCTGGAACAGCCGGCCGATCGGCGTGATGTTCGTGCTCGTCGCGGTGCCCTTCATGCTGGTCAGCACGTTGTTGCTGTTCGCGTTCAGCTTGCGCGTGATCCGGCGCACCCAGGCGGTGGGTCGTTCCCTGGATATTCTGCATCACGAGACGCAGATGGAGCGGGCGCAGCTGCGCTCGCTGTTCGACAACGCGCGCGATTCCCTTCTGGTGTATGACGCCACCCGCACGATCGTCGACTGTAACCACCAGCTCTGCGAGCGTCTGGGCTTTGCCCGCGAGTCGCTGATCGGCCGGCCGGTCGAGACGATTGTCGTCGAGTATCCGGGAGACAATCCGGTGGCCTCTGGCGCCGAGGACGAGTTTGTGAGCGCGTTGCGCACCGTATCGAACGAAATGGTTCCCGTGGAAGTCCGCCTGGGATTTTTCGGCAAGGAAGACGAGCGTCAGTATCTTATTTCCGCGCGCGACATCACCGCCCGCCTCGAGGCGGAAAAGGCGATCTGGCACAAGGCGCACTTTGACCCCCTGACCGATCTGCCAAACCGGGCCCTGTTCGGTTCCGAATTCGCTGACCATCTGGATCGCTCGGCGGAAGCCGGGAGCCGCTGCGCGCTGTTGTATGTGGACCTGGACGGTTTCAAGGCGATCAACGACACCTACGGGCATGATGCGGGCGACGCGCTGTTGCGCGCGGTGGCCAATCGGTTTCGCGGTCACATGCGCGAGAATGATCTCGTGGCGCGGCTGGGCGGCGACGAGTTCGCTGTGATCCTTCCCGGCATCGCCGCGCCTGAGGATGTGATTGGCATCGCGGAAAGCCTCGCCGGGCGGCTGGCCCAGCCCTATGATCTGGAGCAGGCTCGGGTGGAAATCTCCGCCAGCATCGGAATCGCCATTGCGCCCGAGGACGGACGCACGCCGGGCGCGCTTCTGCTTGCCGCGGACAAGGCGATGTATGAGGCCAAGTATTCCGATGGCGGATGCTATCGCCTGGCCGGCGCCGTCGTTTCATCCGGCAAGCCCGGCAGAGACGACGCCGCGCCCGGCGGGCCGGCGCGGACTGTAGCCGGCAGGCGTACACGGCGCGGGTAG
- a CDS encoding aminotransferase class IV, with protein MTTGTHDYFDDPRNADILISVNGELVPRQQAVVSVFDSGFILGDGVWEGLRVVDGGIAFLDAHLDRLFDGAKYLDMDIGLDRTELTARIFECLAANGMVEGAHIRLMVTRGVKKTPYQDPRVTIGGPTIVIIPEYKTANPQVIENGITLFTVHVRRTAPDMQDQKLNSHSKINCIQACIQATKAGADEALMLDPQGCVATCNSTHFFIIRNGEVWTSDGTYCLGGITRSNVIALCRANGIPVHEKRFSLFDVYGADEAFVTGTFAGLTPVRSVDGREIGAPAPGGGHSGPLTAKLSALYKDFAKSTVTRPQGKDGRAQ; from the coding sequence ATGACGACCGGCACGCACGACTATTTCGACGACCCGCGCAACGCGGATATCCTGATTTCCGTCAATGGCGAGCTGGTGCCCCGGCAGCAGGCGGTGGTGTCGGTGTTCGACTCCGGTTTCATTCTCGGAGACGGCGTCTGGGAGGGCCTGCGCGTGGTCGACGGCGGCATCGCCTTCCTCGACGCGCATCTCGACCGGCTCTTTGACGGCGCGAAATATCTCGACATGGACATCGGGCTGGACAGGACGGAACTCACGGCCCGGATCTTCGAGTGCCTGGCCGCGAACGGCATGGTCGAGGGCGCGCACATTCGCCTGATGGTCACCCGGGGCGTCAAGAAGACCCCGTATCAGGATCCCCGCGTCACCATCGGCGGACCGACCATCGTCATCATCCCGGAGTACAAGACCGCCAATCCGCAGGTCATCGAAAACGGCATCACGCTGTTCACCGTGCACGTGCGCCGCACAGCGCCCGACATGCAGGACCAGAAGCTCAACAGCCACTCCAAGATCAACTGCATCCAGGCCTGCATCCAGGCGACCAAGGCCGGCGCCGACGAGGCCCTGATGCTGGATCCGCAGGGCTGCGTAGCCACCTGCAACTCGACGCATTTCTTCATCATTCGCAACGGCGAGGTCTGGACCTCGGACGGCACCTATTGCCTGGGCGGCATCACCCGCTCCAACGTCATCGCGCTCTGCCGCGCCAACGGCATTCCGGTGCACGAGAAACGCTTCTCGCTGTTTGATGTCTATGGCGCCGACGAGGCCTTCGTCACCGGCACCTTCGCGGGGCTCACCCCGGTGCGCTCCGTCGACGGCCGCGAAATCGGGGCGCCCGCGCCCGGCGGCGGGCACAGCGGCCCGCTCACGGCGAAACTGAGTGCGCTCTACAAGGACTTCGCGAAATCCACGGTCACACGTCCCCAGGGCAAGGACGGGCGCGCGCAATGA